The following are from one region of the Sphingobium sp. TKS genome:
- a CDS encoding IS110 family transposase: protein MDQHIGLDVSLKDTSVSVRQDGKRIWRGKCASDPKLLAEVIRKRAPNAKRVVFETGPLSVWFFHALTAEGLPAICIDARHAKAALDMAANKTDANDADGLAHLAEVGFYREVRVKGFDSMLMRTLIAARRQLMKMRVQMSNQIRGLMKTFGLVVPKGAGSVFDRNIISLLEGEDNLARIILPLLKAWGDIRLRVAELTKQLVAMAGADQRCRLLTSVPGVGTVTATAFAAAVEDSINFKNSRAVGAWVGLTPKRYQSGEVDYEGHISRRGDAKLRTLLYEAASVILNRSTETNALRTWALALKERLGFKRAAVALARKLAVIMHAMLKTGELFDPNAGAAAPT, encoded by the coding sequence GTGGATCAGCATATAGGACTCGACGTCTCCCTGAAAGACACTTCAGTATCGGTTCGTCAGGACGGCAAGCGCATTTGGCGTGGCAAGTGTGCATCCGACCCGAAGCTTCTCGCAGAAGTGATCCGAAAGCGCGCACCGAATGCAAAGCGCGTGGTATTTGAGACCGGACCTTTGTCGGTATGGTTTTTCCATGCCCTCACTGCGGAAGGTCTGCCGGCGATCTGTATAGATGCGCGCCATGCCAAGGCCGCTCTCGATATGGCTGCCAACAAGACCGATGCGAACGACGCTGACGGCCTGGCCCATCTGGCTGAAGTTGGTTTCTATAGGGAGGTCCGCGTCAAAGGCTTCGACAGCATGTTGATGAGGACGCTGATCGCCGCCCGCCGTCAACTCATGAAGATGAGGGTGCAGATGTCGAACCAGATACGTGGGCTGATGAAGACGTTTGGGCTGGTAGTGCCCAAAGGCGCCGGCAGCGTCTTCGACCGCAATATAATTTCGCTTTTGGAAGGCGAGGACAATTTGGCACGCATCATCTTACCTCTACTTAAAGCCTGGGGAGATATCCGGCTTCGCGTTGCGGAATTGACCAAGCAACTGGTTGCGATGGCCGGCGCGGATCAACGTTGCCGCCTGCTCACGTCCGTGCCTGGTGTGGGTACGGTCACTGCCACGGCCTTCGCAGCAGCAGTGGAGGATTCGATCAACTTCAAAAACTCGCGCGCTGTAGGCGCCTGGGTCGGTCTGACCCCAAAGCGGTATCAATCGGGAGAGGTGGATTATGAAGGTCATATCTCCCGTCGCGGCGACGCTAAGTTACGCACCCTCTTGTACGAGGCAGCCTCGGTCATTTTGAACAGGTCGACAGAGACGAACGCATTGCGTACCTGGGCCCTGGCGCTGAAGGAGCGGCTTGGTTTCAAACGAGCTGCAGTCGCGCTCGCGCGCAAACTGGCGGTAATCATGCACGCAATGCTGAAGACAGGCGAGCTGTTTGATCCAAATGCTGGAGCCGCCGCGCCAACTTGA
- a CDS encoding tyrosine-type recombinase/integrase, with amino-acid sequence MTVSINTAPISPLRQRMQHDMMMRGLGPHTQKDYVRHVKRLAAFLGRPPDTATEEDLRRFQLMQHESGVRPSTINSTVSALRFLYTVTLKRRDLSRSLVITRIVPRLPEVLSVEEAARLLQAAPGMKYKAALGVAYGAGLRVSEVAHLKVDDIDSTRMLIRVEQGKGGKDRNAMLSPQLLELLRMWWREGRKRGVLIPHGWLFPGQTVTDPISTRQLHRAVQEAAEVAGIRKRVSPHTLRHSFATHLLEQDVDIRVIQVLLGHSKLETTALYTKVSTRTIHAVSGPLDQLMALMEGKTPAG; translated from the coding sequence ATGACTGTCTCGATCAACACCGCCCCGATCAGCCCGCTGCGCCAGCGGATGCAGCACGACATGATGATGCGGGGTCTCGGTCCCCACACCCAGAAGGATTATGTCCGGCATGTGAAGCGTCTGGCTGCCTTCCTTGGCCGCCCTCCCGACACCGCGACGGAAGAAGACCTGCGCCGTTTCCAGCTCATGCAGCACGAGAGTGGCGTCAGGCCGAGCACGATCAACAGCACGGTGTCGGCGCTCCGCTTCCTGTACACCGTCACGCTCAAGCGGCGGGATCTGTCACGGTCGCTGGTGATCACCCGCATCGTGCCCCGGCTGCCGGAAGTGCTGAGCGTCGAGGAGGCCGCGCGGTTGCTCCAGGCCGCACCGGGCATGAAGTACAAAGCGGCGCTGGGCGTGGCCTATGGCGCGGGCCTGCGCGTGTCGGAGGTCGCCCACCTCAAGGTCGACGATATCGACAGCACGCGAATGCTGATCCGCGTCGAACAGGGCAAGGGCGGCAAGGACCGCAATGCCATGCTCTCCCCGCAGTTGCTCGAACTGCTGCGGATGTGGTGGCGCGAAGGCAGGAAGCGTGGGGTCCTGATCCCGCATGGCTGGCTGTTCCCGGGCCAGACTGTCACTGACCCGATCTCGACCCGGCAGTTGCACCGCGCGGTTCAGGAGGCGGCCGAGGTGGCCGGCATCCGTAAACGCGTCAGTCCCCATACGCTGCGCCACAGCTTTGCCACGCATCTGCTCGAACAGGATGTCGATATCCGCGTGATCCAGGTCCTGTTGGGCCACAGCAAGCTCGAGACCACCGCGCTCTACACCAAGGTGTCCACCCGAACGATCCACGCCGTGTCGGGTCCGCTCGACCAACTCATGGCGCTGATGGAGGGCAAGACGCCCGCCGGCTGA
- a CDS encoding IS91 family transposase, translating into MRPDLEVADIFRAAGPTYRAAHAGHLSLHQLKVMSAIETCRTAALGGHVEACEDCGHWRIAFNSCRNRHCPKCQGAAARTWLAEREADLLPVGYFHVVFTLPAEIAAIAWQNKALLYDLLFKAASETMLTIAADPRHLGARIGITTVLHTWGSAMTHHPHVHMIVPGGGIAFDGSRWISSRPAFLLPVRVLGKLFRRLFLTRLTVLHDAGRLAFYGAMTGLADRRTFLRHLAPVGKKRWVVYAKPPFAGPEAVLAYLSRYTHRVAISNRRLVAFDANGVTFRCKDYRRDGAERHRTMTLTADEFIRRFLLHVLPRGFHRIRHYGLLASAARRDNLALARKLLAVPSEPEVPMPETPLDTCPPCPCCGGRMIVIETFARWGQPRAPPKPTLPIREPVS; encoded by the coding sequence GTGCGCCCCGACCTTGAGGTCGCCGACATCTTCCGGGCTGCCGGGCCGACGTACCGGGCCGCGCATGCAGGGCATCTCAGCCTGCACCAGCTCAAGGTGATGTCCGCGATCGAGACCTGCCGCACCGCTGCTCTGGGCGGTCACGTCGAGGCCTGCGAGGACTGTGGGCACTGGCGGATCGCGTTTAACAGCTGCAGGAACCGGCATTGCCCCAAATGCCAGGGCGCCGCCGCGCGCACCTGGCTGGCCGAACGGGAGGCGGACCTACTCCCCGTCGGTTACTTCCATGTCGTGTTCACGCTTCCGGCGGAGATCGCCGCCATCGCGTGGCAGAACAAGGCGCTCCTCTACGACCTGCTGTTCAAAGCAGCGTCGGAGACGATGCTGACCATCGCCGCCGACCCCAGGCATCTGGGTGCCCGGATCGGCATCACCACTGTGCTGCACACATGGGGATCGGCGATGACCCACCATCCGCATGTCCACATGATCGTGCCGGGTGGCGGCATCGCGTTCGATGGAAGCCGCTGGATCTCGTCGCGTCCGGCCTTCCTCCTGCCGGTGCGCGTGCTCGGGAAACTGTTTCGCCGGCTCTTCCTTACCCGGTTGACCGTCCTCCACGACGCAGGGCGGCTCGCCTTCTACGGAGCCATGACCGGCCTAGCCGACCGTCGAACCTTCCTGCGGCACCTGGCGCCGGTCGGCAAGAAGCGCTGGGTCGTCTATGCCAAGCCGCCTTTTGCCGGACCGGAGGCGGTGCTCGCCTATCTGTCGCGCTACACCCACCGCGTCGCCATCTCGAACCGGCGCCTGGTCGCCTTTGATGCAAACGGCGTCACCTTCCGCTGCAAGGATTATCGGCGCGACGGCGCTGAACGCCACCGCACCATGACCCTCACCGCCGACGAGTTTATCCGCCGCTTCCTGCTCCACGTCCTGCCGCGCGGCTTCCATCGAATACGCCACTACGGTCTGCTCGCCAGCGCAGCGCGCAGGGACAATCTCGCGCTCGCCCGCAAACTGCTGGCCGTCCCGTCAGAGCCGGAGGTGCCAATGCCCGAAACCCCGCTCGACACCTGCCCACCATGCCCGTGCTGTGGCGGGCGCATGATCGTCATCGAGACCTTTGCGCGCTGGGGTCAGCCACGGGCGCCGCCCAAGCCAACCCTGCCGATCCGGGAGCCCGTCTCATGA